The proteins below come from a single Chrysiogenia bacterium genomic window:
- the gmd gene encoding GDP-mannose 4,6-dehydratase → MGKKKALVTGITGQDGSYLAEHLLSLDYEVHGLLRHSIQQEYPNIEGVKDQVTLQSADLTDQMSLYRIIDEVEPDEIYNLGAMSFVPASWTQPILTSEVTALGATRLLEVIRTVNPKIRYYQASSSEMFGKVQAVPQTEETRFWPRSPYGVAKVYAHWMTINYRESYDLFACSGILFNHESPRRGLNFVTRKVTDGAARIKMGLQKQLRMGNLEAKRDWGYAKDYVEAMHLMLQTDTPDDYVIATGETHSVRELCEVAFARVGLNWEDHVVIDERFLRPAEVDLLIGDPAKAKAKLNWQPRTTFKELIELMVDADLERYKNAK, encoded by the coding sequence ATGGGCAAGAAAAAGGCGCTGGTTACTGGCATCACCGGACAGGACGGATCGTACCTGGCCGAGCATCTGCTGAGCCTGGACTACGAGGTTCACGGCCTGCTTCGCCACAGCATTCAACAGGAATACCCGAACATCGAGGGCGTAAAGGACCAGGTAACCCTGCAGTCGGCCGACCTGACCGACCAGATGTCCCTCTATCGCATCATCGACGAAGTCGAGCCCGACGAGATCTACAACCTCGGTGCCATGAGCTTCGTTCCGGCGAGCTGGACCCAGCCGATTCTCACCAGCGAAGTGACGGCCCTTGGCGCAACCCGCCTGCTCGAAGTCATTCGCACGGTCAATCCCAAGATCCGCTACTACCAGGCTTCGAGCTCGGAAATGTTCGGCAAGGTGCAGGCCGTTCCACAGACCGAAGAAACACGTTTCTGGCCGCGCAGCCCCTACGGCGTGGCGAAGGTCTACGCCCACTGGATGACCATCAACTACCGCGAGAGCTACGACCTGTTCGCGTGCTCGGGAATTCTGTTCAACCACGAATCCCCGCGCCGCGGCCTGAACTTCGTCACGCGCAAGGTCACCGACGGCGCTGCCCGCATCAAAATGGGCCTGCAGAAGCAGCTCCGCATGGGCAATCTCGAAGCCAAGCGCGACTGGGGCTATGCCAAGGACTATGTCGAGGCCATGCACCTGATGCTGCAAACCGACACCCCCGATGACTATGTCATTGCCACCGGCGAGACCCACTCGGTGCGCGAGCTCTGCGAGGTCGCCTTTGCCCGCGTGGGCCTGAACTGGGAAGACCACGTCGTCATCGACGAGCGCTTCCTGCGCCCGGCCGAAGTTGACCTGCTCATCGGCGACCCCGCCAAGGCGAAGGCCAAACTCAACTGGCAGCCGCGCACCACCTTCAAGGAGCTCATCGAGCTCATGGTGGACGCCGATCTCGAGCGGTACAAAAACGCGAAATGA
- a CDS encoding GDP-mannose 4,6-dehydratase: MNVLVTGASGNLGRRLADRLEAGGATVWRAMREEPEGERELQLELGDPESVRAVIEASNPDQIIHLAAWVDVPSSFDDPAGVYNVNVLGTLEMLKALRERGSSARFLYLSTSHVYGIPPEDVALIDEETPTRPVSPYAASKLAAEDAVRLYGRIGKIEPLVVRMFNVVGEGLPTTSVCSAIARRVLAVSKGQEKCPLKVGNLKSLRDFITLEDALDGILAALEKGKAGETYNLCTGHGTSIGQILQELARVAGVEITTEVDPSLLRKVDPPRVIGNAARLARDTGFSASRPMEEAVAALYRDIAG, encoded by the coding sequence ATGAATGTCCTGGTCACAGGTGCCTCCGGCAACCTGGGCCGGCGGCTCGCCGATCGGCTGGAAGCCGGCGGCGCCACCGTGTGGCGCGCCATGCGCGAGGAGCCTGAGGGCGAGCGGGAGTTGCAGCTTGAGCTTGGCGACCCCGAATCCGTCCGCGCGGTGATCGAGGCATCGAACCCCGATCAGATCATTCATCTGGCCGCATGGGTGGACGTGCCCAGCTCCTTCGATGATCCCGCCGGCGTCTACAACGTCAACGTGCTTGGCACGCTCGAGATGCTCAAGGCGCTGCGCGAGCGTGGCTCTTCCGCGCGCTTTCTCTATCTCAGCACCTCCCACGTCTACGGCATTCCACCCGAGGACGTGGCCCTGATCGATGAAGAAACCCCGACGCGTCCGGTGAGCCCCTACGCCGCCTCGAAGCTCGCCGCCGAAGACGCGGTACGGCTTTACGGCCGCATCGGCAAGATCGAGCCCCTTGTGGTCCGCATGTTCAATGTCGTGGGTGAGGGACTCCCCACCACGTCGGTGTGCTCGGCCATTGCCCGGCGCGTGCTGGCCGTATCAAAAGGTCAGGAGAAGTGCCCCCTCAAGGTAGGCAACCTCAAGAGCCTGCGCGATTTCATCACGCTCGAAGATGCCCTGGACGGAATCCTCGCGGCGCTCGAAAAGGGCAAAGCCGGTGAGACCTACAACCTGTGCACCGGCCACGGAACCAGCATCGGGCAGATTCTGCAGGAACTGGCCCGGGTGGCCGGGGTGGAAATCACCACGGAGGTCGATCCCTCGCTGCTGCGCAAGGTCGACCCGCCCCGGGTGATCGGAAATGCCGCCAGGCTGGCGCGCGACACCGGATTTTCCGCCTCGCGCCCCATGGAAGAGGCCGTTGCGGCCCTCTACCGCGACATCGCGGGCTGA
- a CDS encoding BolA family transcriptional regulator produces MTFGEIRERIERELGEGTKAHIEGMPGVTADHVQGLIVSPQFEGKTMIACHRMVMQLFNTEIASNELHAFTFKTFTPEQYEQQFQQISVPGKG; encoded by the coding sequence ATGACTTTTGGTGAGATCAGAGAACGCATCGAACGCGAGCTGGGCGAGGGAACCAAGGCCCACATCGAGGGGATGCCCGGCGTCACCGCCGACCACGTGCAGGGACTCATCGTATCCCCGCAGTTCGAGGGCAAGACCATGATCGCCTGTCACCGCATGGTGATGCAGCTCTTCAACACGGAGATCGCATCGAACGAGCTGCATGCCTTTACTTTCAAGACCTTCACGCCCGAACAGTACGAGCAGCAGTTCCAGCAGATCTCCGTTCCGGGCAAAGGCTGA